One window from the genome of Pandoraea fibrosis encodes:
- a CDS encoding NAD-dependent succinate-semialdehyde dehydrogenase, whose amino-acid sequence MSSTRQPAPPRASAKAHPALARLKDPELLKSDAYIDGAWTPADSHATFVVNDPATDADIAHVADLGAKETERALVAAETALPDWRRKTGKERARIMRHWFDLIMQAQDDLGAIMTAEQGKPLAEAKGEVAYGASFIEWFAEEAKRIDGDVLGSPEGDKRLLVLKQPIGVCASITPWNFPIAMITRKIAPAIAAGCTIVVKPARLTPLSALALAELADRAGLPRGVFNVVTSKHSSDVGNVLTSSPRVRHLSFTGSTPVGAKLMEQCASTIKKVALELGGLAPFLVFDDADVDAAVEGCIASKFRNAGQTCVCANRIYAQDGIYDAFVEKLTAAVSKLRVGNGFEPGVAIGPLIEDAAVTKVERHVEDALAKGGRVTVGGKVLHGRFFEPTVVADASADMLVAQEETFGPVAPVFRFKDEADGIRLANASDFGLASYFFARDVGRVWRVAEGIEAGMVGINTGLISNEVAPFGGVKQSGLGREGSKYGIDEYLEMKYLCLAGM is encoded by the coding sequence GTGTCATCAACCCGCCAACCTGCGCCCCCTCGCGCATCGGCCAAGGCCCATCCGGCACTGGCCCGTCTGAAAGATCCCGAATTACTCAAGTCCGACGCCTATATTGATGGCGCCTGGACGCCCGCCGACTCGCACGCGACCTTTGTCGTCAACGATCCGGCCACAGACGCCGACATCGCCCATGTTGCCGATCTGGGCGCGAAGGAGACGGAGCGCGCCCTGGTCGCCGCCGAAACCGCGCTGCCCGACTGGCGCCGCAAGACCGGTAAGGAACGTGCGCGCATCATGCGTCACTGGTTCGACCTCATCATGCAGGCGCAGGACGACCTCGGCGCCATCATGACCGCCGAGCAAGGCAAGCCGCTGGCCGAGGCCAAAGGCGAGGTGGCTTATGGGGCGTCGTTCATCGAATGGTTCGCGGAAGAGGCCAAGCGTATCGACGGCGACGTGCTCGGTTCGCCGGAAGGCGACAAGCGCCTGCTGGTACTCAAGCAGCCCATCGGCGTGTGCGCCTCGATTACGCCCTGGAATTTTCCGATCGCGATGATCACCCGCAAGATCGCGCCTGCGATTGCGGCGGGCTGCACGATTGTGGTCAAACCGGCGCGCCTCACCCCGTTGTCGGCATTGGCGCTCGCCGAACTCGCCGACCGCGCCGGGTTGCCCAGGGGCGTGTTCAATGTGGTGACGTCGAAGCACTCGTCGGACGTGGGCAACGTGCTCACCTCGAGCCCGCGGGTACGTCACCTGTCCTTTACGGGGTCCACACCGGTCGGCGCAAAACTCATGGAGCAATGCGCATCGACGATCAAGAAAGTGGCACTCGAACTCGGCGGCCTCGCGCCGTTCCTCGTCTTCGACGATGCGGACGTGGACGCGGCCGTCGAAGGTTGCATCGCCTCAAAGTTCCGCAATGCCGGGCAAACCTGTGTCTGCGCGAATCGCATTTACGCGCAGGACGGCATCTATGACGCCTTCGTCGAGAAACTCACCGCCGCGGTGAGCAAGCTGCGCGTGGGCAATGGGTTTGAACCGGGTGTCGCGATTGGCCCGCTTATCGAAGACGCCGCCGTGACGAAGGTCGAGCGCCACGTTGAAGATGCGCTCGCCAAGGGGGGACGTGTGACCGTGGGCGGCAAAGTGCTGCATGGCCGCTTTTTCGAGCCGACTGTGGTGGCGGACGCCAGCGCCGACATGCTCGTTGCGCAGGAGGAAACGTTCGGCCCGGTCGCGCCGGTCTTCCGTTTCAAGGACGAAGCGGACGGCATTCGTCTGGCCAACGCCTCCGACTTCGGGCTCGCGTCGTACTTCTTCGCCCGCGACGTTGGACGCGTCTGGCGTGTGGCCGAAGGCATCGAAGCCGGGATGGTCGGTATCAACACGGGTCTGATCTCGAACGAGGTAGCACCCTTCGGCGGTGTGAAGCAGTCGGGGCTGGGTCGTGAGGGCTCCAAGTACGGCATCGATGAATACCTTGAAATGAAGTATCTCTGCCTGGCCGGGATGTGA
- a CDS encoding UbiD family decarboxylase — protein MKYLDLRDFTAQLERSGQLRRVDVPVSPVLEMTALADRVLKSAGPALWFERPTGYDMPVLANLFGTPERVALGMGIDDGENALGSLRDIGRLLSTLKEPEPPRGLKDAGKLLGMAKAVWDMAPKEVSSPVCQEIVWEGDDVDLARLPIQTCWPGDAAPLITWGLVITKGPHRKRQNLGIYRQQVIGRNQVIMRWLAHRGGALDFREFAQANPGKPFPIAVALGADPATMLGAVTPVPDTLSEYQFAGLLRGSRTELAKCLTPGLESLRVPARAEIVLEGFIYPSEQARTIPDGAPPPPSRGATAGYDHALEGPYGDHTGYYNEQEWFPVFTIERITLRRNAVYHSTYTGKPPDEPAVLGVALNEVFVPLLQKQFPEITDFYLPPEGCSYRMAIVQMKKAYPGHAKRVMFGVWSFLRQFMYTKFIVVVDEDVDIRDWKEVIWAITTRVDPTRDTTLVDQTPIDYLDFASPKAGLGSKMGIDATNKWPGETSREWGRPIEMTADVDARMAALYKDLGL, from the coding sequence ATGAAATATCTCGATCTTCGTGACTTCACCGCGCAACTGGAGCGATCCGGCCAGCTTCGTCGCGTAGACGTGCCGGTTTCGCCGGTGCTGGAGATGACGGCGCTCGCCGACCGTGTCCTCAAATCGGCAGGCCCCGCGCTGTGGTTTGAACGGCCAACGGGCTACGACATGCCGGTGCTCGCCAACTTATTTGGCACCCCTGAACGAGTGGCGCTCGGCATGGGCATCGACGATGGCGAAAACGCGCTGGGTTCGCTGCGTGACATCGGCCGCCTTCTCTCGACGCTCAAGGAACCGGAACCCCCTCGCGGGTTGAAGGACGCAGGCAAGTTGCTCGGCATGGCCAAGGCTGTCTGGGACATGGCGCCCAAGGAAGTCAGCAGCCCTGTCTGTCAGGAAATCGTATGGGAGGGTGATGACGTCGACCTCGCGCGCCTGCCGATTCAGACCTGCTGGCCCGGCGACGCTGCCCCCCTCATCACTTGGGGCCTGGTCATTACGAAGGGACCTCACCGCAAACGTCAGAACCTCGGCATCTACCGTCAGCAGGTCATCGGCCGCAATCAGGTCATCATGCGCTGGCTCGCTCACCGGGGCGGAGCCCTCGATTTCCGTGAGTTCGCGCAGGCGAATCCCGGCAAGCCGTTTCCGATTGCCGTTGCGCTCGGCGCCGATCCGGCGACGATGCTCGGCGCCGTCACACCCGTGCCCGACACGCTCTCCGAGTATCAGTTTGCCGGTCTGCTGCGAGGCAGCCGCACCGAGCTGGCCAAGTGTCTGACGCCGGGGCTGGAGTCGTTGCGCGTCCCCGCGCGCGCCGAGATCGTGCTTGAGGGCTTCATTTATCCGTCCGAACAAGCCCGCACTATTCCCGACGGCGCCCCGCCACCGCCATCGCGCGGCGCGACAGCGGGTTACGACCACGCCCTCGAAGGTCCCTACGGCGACCACACCGGCTATTACAACGAGCAGGAGTGGTTCCCTGTGTTCACGATCGAGCGCATCACGCTGCGCCGCAACGCGGTCTATCACTCGACGTACACCGGCAAACCGCCCGATGAACCGGCCGTGCTGGGCGTGGCGCTCAACGAAGTCTTCGTCCCACTCCTGCAAAAGCAATTCCCCGAGATCACCGATTTCTATCTGCCGCCCGAAGGTTGCAGCTATCGGATGGCCATTGTGCAGATGAAGAAGGCCTATCCGGGGCATGCCAAGCGCGTGATGTTCGGCGTGTGGAGTTTCCTGCGTCAGTTCATGTATACGAAGTTCATCGTCGTGGTGGACGAGGACGTCGATATCCGCGACTGGAAGGAAGTCATCTGGGCGATCACCACCCGCGTCGACCCGACCCGCGACACCACCCTTGTCGACCAGACGCCGATCGACTATCTCGACTTTGCCTCGCCCAAGGCGGGGCTGGGTTCCAAGATGGGCATCGACGCAACCAACAAGTGGCCCGGGGAAACTTCACGCGAGTGGGGACGTCCCATCGAAATGACCGCCGATGTCGACGCTCGCATGGCGGCGCTATATAAGGATCTCGGCCTGTAA